The following coding sequences lie in one Chionomys nivalis chromosome 8, mChiNiv1.1, whole genome shotgun sequence genomic window:
- the LOC130879969 gene encoding olfactory receptor 51I2-like produces the protein MGAENNGSLDQLSVFLTGIPGLEAQHGWLSIPFFIMYVVAIVGNSLIMAAVQADSALHEPMYLFLSMLAISEVGVSVSTLPTVMGILWFGAYRIDFDGCLAQMFFIHTFSGMESGVLLAMSYDRFVAIYNPLRYTAILTLPRIISMGLGITLKSVALMAPLPILLKQLPYCHINILSHSYCLHSDLIQLPCADTRLNSILGLAIVLATFGLDSLLIVVSYGLILYTVMGIASGEGRRKALNTCVSHICAVLIYYVPMIGVSVMHRVAKHASPVVHTLMSSVYLFVPPVLNPIIYSVKTLPVQRGIASLFSCK, from the coding sequence ATGGGAGCTGAGAACAATGGAAGTCTTGACCAGCTATCAGTCTTCCTGACAGGCATTCCAGGGCTGGAGGCCCAACATGGCTGGCTCTCCATTCCGTTTTTCATTATGTACGTGGTTGCCATTGTAGGTAACAGCCTAATCATGGCAGCGGTTCAGGCAGACTCAGCTCTCCATGAGCCAATGTACCTGTTCCTCTCCATGCTGGCCATCTCTGAAGTGGGAGTGTCTGTGTCCACACTGCCCACTGTCATGGGCATCCTTTGGTTTGGTGCCTACAGAATTGACTTTGATGGCTGTTTGGCCCAAATGTTCTTCATTCACACTTTCTCTGGCATGGAGTCAGGAGTCCTGTTGGCCATGAGTTACGATCGCTTTGTAGCCATCTACAACCCTCTGCGCTATACAGCCATCCTAACTCTCCCTCGGATCATATCCATGGGTCTGGGTATTACACTAAAGAGCGTTGCACTCATGGCCCCACTTCCAATTCTTTTAAAACAGCTACCATATTGTCACATAAATATCCTCTCCCATTCCTATTGCCTCCACTCAGACCTGATCCAGCTGCCTTGTGCAGATACTAGGCTGAACAGCATCCTGGGCTTGGCCATTGTCCTGGCCACTTTCGGGCTGGACTCACTGCTCATTGTGGTTTCTTATGGGCTCATTCTTTACACAGTGATGGGTATTGCTTCTGGGGAGGGTCGGAGGAAGGCACTCAACACATGTGTGTCACATATCTGTGCAGTGCTCATATATTATGTGCCTATGATTGGTGTGTCTGTGATGCATCGTGTTGCCAAGCATGCATCACCAGTGGTCCACACACTCATGTCAAGCGTCTACCTCTTTGTGCCACCAGTGCTCAATCCCATCATATACAGTGTTAAGACCCTTCCAGTTCAACGGGGAATTGCCTCCTTGTTCTCCTGCAAGTAG
- the LOC130880586 gene encoding olfactory receptor 51Q1-like — protein MSEVTNITHKPFYFILTGIPGFEALHLWISIPLFCLYTISIMGNTTILTVICTEPSLRQPMYLFLSMLALTDLGLTLTTLPTVMQLLWFNIREISFEACFAQFFFLHGFSFMESSVLLAMSFDRYVAICRPLHYASILTNEVIARIGLTIVCRCVLAVLPSLFLLKRLPFCHSHLLSHSYCLHQDMIHLVCADIRVNSWYGFALVLLIIVLDPLLIVFSYALILKSILNTATWTERLRALNNCLSHMLAVLVLYVPMVGVSMTHRFAKHASPLIHVLMANIYLLVPPVMNPIIYSAKTKQIRQGITRLLLQRKVH, from the coding sequence ATGTCAGAAGTGACTAACATCACTCACAAGCCTTTCTACTTCATCCTCACGGGCATCCCTGGATTTGAGGCTCTCCATCTCTGGATCTCCATCCCCCTCTTTTGCCTCTACACCATCTCCATTATGGGCAACACCACCATCCTCACTGTGATTtgcacagaaccatctctccgcCAGCCCATGTACCTCTTCCTCTCCATGCTGGCCCTCACTGACCTGGGTCTCACTCTCACCACACTGCCCACCGTCATGCAGCTCCTGTGGTTTAACATTCGGGAAATCAGCTTTGAGGCCTGCTTTGCCCAGTTCTTCTTCCTCCATGGGTTCTCCTTTATGGAATCATCCGTTCTATTGGCCATGTCCTTTGACCGTTATGTGGCCATCTGCCGCCCACTCCATTATGCCTCCATCCTCACCAATGAGGTCATTGCTAGAATTGGGTTGACTATCGTTTGCCGCTGTGTTTTAGCTgtgcttccttcccttttcctgctCAAGCGCTTGCCCTTCTGCCATTCCCACCTTCTTTCTCACTCCTACTGCCTCCACCAGGATATGATTCACTTGGTTTGTGCAGACATCAGAGTCAACAGCTGGTATGGATTTGCTCTGGTCCTTCTCATTATTGTATTAGACCCCCTGCTCATTGTATTCTCTTATGCACTCATCCTGAAAAGCATCCTGAACACAGCCACTTGGACTGAACGACTGCGGGCTCTCAACAACTGTCTGTCCCACATGTTGGCTGTTCTGGTTCTCTATGTGCCCATGGTTGGTGTGTCTATGACTCACCGCTTTGCCAAGCATGCCTCTCCACTGATCCATGTTCTCATGGCCAATATCTACTTGTTGGTACCTCCTGTGATGAACCCCATCATTTACAGTGCAAAGACCAAACAGATCCGCCAGGGAATCACTCGTCTCCTCTTACAGCGAAAGGTGCACTGA